One stretch of Plasmodium vivax chromosome 8, whole genome shotgun sequence DNA includes these proteins:
- a CDS encoding hypothetical protein (encoded by transcript PVX_094250A), with amino-acid sequence MEQLAESSVNSMSGITHYCNKMIRDPMENDTVIAKFCELFITYFWNLNNYNTSNSSGHEKYLEYMNYWLNHKLKDDERTPKYFIQFLNERLDKRFSAFGDYNKFKEKVYDMDNNVYHEMNILYNLYLNFNKINNQTISERECSNQFKKCADIFEQGMNLYYKTKNPKFFKELTKFWSTFNNYFKSDSKACKLEDSQRLPKIKTLEEHERETSLKEALKSCDSLSSNNLDILPQSNDNYAELLKALSADKAYTLLNANQYDKSICGKYCGKVTSSPSNHLTKLLCAKLATNLTNLSDVLKSVASPDDRCSYLTYWTYDKIASILKNRWTSAHYNNAIQEINQVIYRVNHELEKHGKNCSYNLYSNVDHWKDEKALHDYFNIHGDIINCVSTNQGGCSKYCDYINYINELYKEYVTHCCSCYSYPKVLCLDNCPKFFKCNKAYYPYDLMLKLNCRNYNPSERIDHIFKAITFDTDVLRRSQTATGFTCNGLICNPIDATILVAVTLLGIFFTLFVFYKVTNSIFMCN; translated from the exons ATGGAACAGCTGGCTGAGAGCAGTGTAAATTCCATGTCTGGCATTACTCATTACtgtaataaaatgataagagATCCTATGGAAAACGATACTGTGattgcaaaattttgtgaactttttataacatatttttggaatttgaataattataatacttCTAATTCATCTGGTCATGAGAAATATCTGgaatatatgaattattggTTAAACCACAAATTAAAAGATGATGAAAGAACTCCTAAATACTTTATACAATTTCTTAATGAACGTTTAGACAAAAGATTTTCGGCATTTGGTGattataacaaatttaagGAAAAGGTATATGACATGGACAACAATGTTTATCATGAAATGAACATCCTGTACAATTTGTAccttaattttaataaaattaataaccaAACCATAAGCGAAAGAGAATGTTCAAATCAATTCAAAAAATGTGCCGATATTTTTGAGCAAGGAATGAATCTATATTATAAGACAAAAAATCCTAAATTTTTCAAAGAATTGACAAAATTTTGGTCCACATTTAATaactattttaaaagtgaTTCCAAAGCGTGTAAACTTGAAGATTCACAAAGATTgccaaaaattaaaacgttGGAAGAACACGAAAGGGAGACGTCTTTGAAAGAAGCCTTAAAATCGTGTGACTCCTTAAGCTCCAACAATTTGGACATACTTCCCCAATCAAATGATAATTAT GCAGAACTTTTGAAAGCTTTATCCGCCGATAAAGCATACACACTTTTGAACGCTAACCAGTATGATAAATCTATATGTGGAAAATACTGTGGAAAGGTAACTTCTTCACCTAGTAACCACTTGACTAAATTGCTTTGCGCGAAGCTTGCAACGAACTTGACCAATTTATCTGATGTGCTGAAAAGTGTAGCATCCCCAGATGATCGTTGCTCTTATTTGACATATTGGACGTACGATAAAATTGCGAGCATTCTAAAGAACAGGTGGACGAGTGCTCACTACAACAATGCTATTCAAGAAATTAACCAAGTAATATATCGTGTTAATCATGAACTGGAAAAACATGGTAAAAATTGTTCCTATAATCTCTACAGCAATGTTGATCACTGGAAGGATGAAAAAGCTTTGCATGACTATTTTAACATTCATGGAGACATAATTAATTGTGTTTCTACTAATCAGGGTGGTTGTTCTAAATATTGTGATTACATTAACTACATTAATGAGCTTTATAAAGAATATGTGACACACTGCTGCTCATGTTATAGTTATCCTAAGGTTCTATGTTTGGATAATTGtccaaaatttttcaaatgcaaTAAGGCATATTACCCCTACGATCTCATGCTTAAATTGAACTGCCGAAATTATAATCCCAGCGAAAGGATAGACCATATATTTAAGGCGATAACATTCGACACCGATGTCTTACGGAGAAGTCAAACAGCAACAGGTTTTACGTGTAATGGTTTAATATGCAATCCGATTGACGCTACCATTTTGGTGGCTGTTACACTCCTTGGGATATTTTTCACCTTATTCGTTTTCTATAAGGTAACtaattctatttttatgtgcaaCTAA